One window of Hymenobacter sp. BRD128 genomic DNA carries:
- the nusB gene encoding transcription antitermination factor NusB has product MQALYAYQQAVAADLLLAQDRIAAAFEPDLTADKAPDRRLLEGQRKLGEAQLRDWHRTGELPESGSDDKEVAAAVKGAIEYYERLVNKEGAFYGGQLLHGAESIHDQYLHLLNMPQALLQVITEDNEREARRYTGPRFDTEGTARLFGNAAFAKLKENEQLLQTTIKRKLQWTDSEELDALREAWQKEMKPDETVQAYLAGKNTGLAETDYDTDMELARHLYKDFVFKGEALPRWLESNDLNWEENRPIVRNLVLKTLKMLPYAADEKQELMNLSANWQDDRDFAETLYKQTLADDAKSEKLIAESTQNWDVERVALLDKIILKMALCEMQLFRGIPVKVTINEYIEISKLYSTPKSKQFVNGILDKLAQDLAASGEIRKSGRGLLDNQ; this is encoded by the coding sequence ATGCAGGCCCTTTATGCCTACCAGCAAGCGGTTGCCGCCGATTTGCTGCTGGCCCAGGACCGCATCGCGGCGGCTTTTGAGCCCGACCTCACCGCCGACAAGGCCCCCGACCGCCGCCTGCTCGAAGGCCAGCGCAAGCTGGGCGAAGCGCAGCTGCGCGACTGGCACCGCACCGGCGAGCTGCCCGAGTCGGGCTCCGACGACAAGGAGGTGGCCGCCGCTGTAAAAGGCGCCATCGAATACTACGAGCGGCTGGTAAACAAGGAAGGCGCGTTCTACGGTGGGCAGCTGCTGCACGGCGCCGAGAGCATTCACGACCAGTACCTGCACCTGCTGAACATGCCGCAGGCGCTGCTGCAAGTCATCACCGAGGACAATGAGCGCGAGGCGCGGCGCTACACCGGCCCGCGCTTCGATACCGAAGGCACGGCTAGGCTGTTCGGCAACGCTGCTTTTGCCAAGCTCAAGGAAAACGAGCAGCTGCTGCAAACCACCATCAAGCGCAAGCTGCAATGGACGGACAGCGAGGAGCTCGACGCCCTGCGCGAAGCCTGGCAGAAGGAGATGAAGCCCGACGAAACCGTGCAGGCTTACCTGGCCGGCAAAAATACGGGCCTGGCCGAAACCGACTACGACACCGACATGGAGCTGGCGCGCCACCTCTACAAAGACTTCGTATTCAAGGGCGAAGCCCTGCCGCGCTGGCTCGAAAGCAACGACCTGAACTGGGAGGAAAACCGGCCCATCGTGCGCAACCTGGTGCTTAAGACCCTGAAAATGCTGCCCTACGCGGCCGATGAGAAGCAGGAGCTGATGAACCTGAGCGCCAACTGGCAGGACGACCGCGACTTTGCCGAAACGCTCTACAAGCAGACCCTGGCCGATGATGCGAAGTCGGAAAAGCTCATCGCCGAATCGACCCAGAACTGGGACGTGGAGCGAGTAGCTTTGCTCGATAAAATCATTTTGAAGATGGCGCTTTGCGAGATGCAGCTTTTTCGGGGCATCCCGGTGAAGGTGACCATCAACGAGTACATCGAAATCAGCAAGCTGTACAGCACCCCGAAGAGCAAACAATTCGTAAACGGCATTTTGGATAAGCTGGCCCAGGACCTGGCGGCTAGCGGCGAAATTCGCAAGTCGGGCCGCGGCCTGCTGGACAACCAGTAG
- a CDS encoding YtxH domain-containing protein — MASKTTTGILCFTGGALAGAAIGLLYAPETGRETRSWLSYQLEKYRSVLADLTESLVTSRDNTPSSAKSEGQRVIQDAKSKAEQLLGDVDQLISQINSRRAIN, encoded by the coding sequence ATGGCTAGCAAAACCACCACCGGTATCTTGTGCTTCACGGGCGGCGCCCTGGCTGGGGCCGCCATTGGCCTGCTCTACGCGCCCGAAACCGGCCGCGAAACCCGCTCCTGGCTCAGCTACCAGCTGGAGAAATATCGCTCGGTGCTGGCCGACCTCACCGAAAGCCTCGTCACGAGCCGCGACAACACCCCGTCGTCGGCCAAAAGCGAAGGCCAGCGCGTGATTCAGGACGCCAAAAGCAAGGCCGAGCAGCTGCTGGGCGATGTGGACCAGCTCATCAGTCAAATCAACTCGCGGCGCGCCATCAACTAA
- a CDS encoding isocitrate/isopropylmalate dehydrogenase family protein: MHFVTLIPGDGIGPEITRAVVDILTAAQAPVQWETHNAGETALAESGALLPQTLFDSLERTRVGLKGPVTTPVGKGFRSVNITLRQKYDLYQNVRPAKTTPGIETPFKGIDLVLFRENTEGLYAGLELWDERLGIADSISRNTVVGCRKICRAAFAYAAKHGRKHVTLAHKGNILKQAGKLMIDACKEASAEFPEVTFYDDRIIDNMCMQLVNKPQQFDVIVTTNLFGDILSDLCAGLVGGLGVVAGANIGDNMAIFEAVHGSAPDIAGQGKANPTALLRSALMMLEHLDEKPYAERIEAALNETLLHKEQCTGDLGGRASTSEFAQHIIDKLK, translated from the coding sequence ATGCATTTCGTAACCCTCATTCCCGGCGATGGTATCGGTCCGGAAATCACCCGTGCCGTTGTCGATATCCTCACCGCCGCCCAGGCGCCGGTGCAGTGGGAAACCCACAACGCGGGCGAAACGGCCCTGGCCGAAAGCGGTGCCCTGCTACCCCAAACGCTGTTTGACTCGCTGGAGCGCACCCGTGTGGGCCTCAAAGGCCCTGTGACCACGCCGGTAGGCAAAGGGTTTCGCAGCGTAAACATTACGCTGCGCCAGAAATACGACCTCTACCAGAACGTGCGCCCGGCCAAGACGACGCCCGGCATCGAAACGCCCTTCAAAGGCATTGACCTGGTGCTGTTTCGCGAGAATACCGAGGGCCTCTATGCCGGGCTGGAGTTGTGGGACGAGCGCCTGGGCATTGCCGATTCCATCAGCCGCAACACCGTGGTGGGCTGCCGCAAAATCTGCCGCGCCGCCTTTGCCTACGCCGCCAAGCACGGCCGCAAGCACGTGACGCTGGCCCACAAAGGCAACATCCTGAAGCAGGCCGGCAAGCTTATGATTGATGCCTGCAAAGAGGCGTCGGCCGAGTTTCCGGAGGTGACGTTTTACGACGACCGCATCATTGATAATATGTGCATGCAGCTGGTGAATAAGCCCCAGCAGTTCGACGTGATTGTGACCACCAACCTGTTTGGCGACATCCTTTCCGACCTCTGCGCTGGCCTCGTGGGCGGGCTAGGGGTGGTGGCCGGTGCCAACATCGGCGACAATATGGCCATCTTCGAGGCCGTGCACGGCTCGGCCCCCGACATTGCCGGCCAGGGCAAAGCCAACCCCACCGCCCTGCTGCGCTCGGCGCTGATGATGCTTGAGCACCTGGACGAAAAGCCTTATGCGGAGCGCATTGAGGCGGCCCTCAACGAAACGCTGCTGCACAAAGAGCAGTGCACCGGCGACCTCGGCGGCCGGGCCTCGACCAGCGAATTTGCCCAGCATATTATTGATAAGCTGAAGTAA
- a CDS encoding DUF1573 domain-containing protein, protein MLRSTLYSLAVAALLLGGCNRDKTEAGTQGMNAAADEAATDAKANPTIDNPNVASDTEAPNPNAPVLTFAEKQFDFGDIQPDSKVQHVFKFTNTGKTPLLIADATASCGCTTPSWTKNAVAPGATGEMEVQFDSHGKQGLISKQVSVRANTQPSITTIYIKGNVLTK, encoded by the coding sequence ATGCTGCGTTCTACTCTCTACTCTCTTGCCGTGGCGGCCCTGCTGCTGGGCGGCTGCAACCGCGACAAAACCGAAGCCGGTACCCAGGGCATGAATGCGGCCGCCGACGAGGCGGCCACCGATGCCAAGGCTAACCCCACCATCGATAACCCCAACGTGGCCAGCGATACCGAGGCGCCCAACCCCAACGCACCGGTACTTACTTTCGCCGAAAAGCAGTTCGATTTTGGCGATATTCAGCCTGATAGCAAGGTGCAGCACGTCTTCAAGTTTACGAACACCGGCAAGACGCCGCTGCTCATTGCCGATGCCACGGCCAGCTGCGGCTGCACCACCCCCAGCTGGACTAAAAATGCGGTAGCGCCCGGTGCCACCGGCGAGATGGAAGTGCAGTTTGACAGCCACGGCAAGCAGGGCCTCATCAGCAAGCAAGTGAGTGTGCGGGCCAATACCCAGCCCAGCATCACGACTATCTACATCAAAGGCAATGTGCTGACGAAGTAA
- the yajC gene encoding preprotein translocase subunit YajC: MTFLTLLLQAPASGSGIMQLIFPAAIGLVLYFFMIRPQQRKTSEAKAFRESLVKGTRVVTIGGLHGLLVEVGPETVLLEVERGQRLRFDRSAIARVAGSPATATDSATPIAS; encoded by the coding sequence ATGACTTTTTTAACTCTCTTGCTTCAGGCACCTGCATCGGGCAGCGGCATCATGCAGCTTATCTTCCCGGCAGCTATCGGCCTGGTGCTGTATTTCTTCATGATTCGGCCGCAGCAGCGCAAAACCTCCGAGGCCAAGGCCTTTCGCGAGTCGCTGGTGAAGGGCACCCGCGTAGTCACTATCGGCGGCCTGCACGGCCTGTTGGTCGAAGTAGGCCCCGAAACCGTGCTGCTCGAAGTAGAGCGTGGCCAGCGCCTGCGCTTCGACCGCAGCGCCATCGCGCGCGTGGCCGGCTCGCCCGCCACTGCCACCGATAGCGCCACGCCGATAGCCAGCTAG
- the coaE gene encoding dephospho-CoA kinase (Dephospho-CoA kinase (CoaE) performs the final step in coenzyme A biosynthesis.), protein MLRIGITGGIGSGKSVVARVFAALGVPVYDSDSRAKHVMANDLVLRAQLQQAFGAEAYDAEGQLNRSHLARVAFNDAAQLARLNALVHPRVGEDFAAWAAAQARAGSAYVLKEAALLYESGSYRGLDGIITVFAPAEVRAARVLRRDSHRSAADVQAIMSKQLSEEEKLARADYVIYNDDSQLVLPQVLALDKKFGMRNEELR, encoded by the coding sequence ATGCTTCGCATTGGTATTACGGGCGGTATTGGCTCGGGCAAGAGCGTGGTGGCGCGGGTCTTTGCCGCGCTCGGCGTGCCAGTATACGACTCCGACAGCCGTGCCAAGCATGTGATGGCCAATGATTTGGTGTTACGGGCGCAGTTGCAGCAAGCCTTTGGGGCCGAGGCATACGACGCGGAGGGCCAGCTCAATCGCTCCCACCTGGCCAGGGTCGCTTTCAACGATGCGGCCCAGCTGGCTAGGCTCAATGCGCTGGTGCACCCGCGCGTGGGCGAAGATTTTGCCGCCTGGGCGGCCGCGCAGGCAAGGGCCGGCTCCGCGTATGTGCTGAAAGAAGCCGCTTTGCTCTACGAGTCAGGCTCTTACCGGGGGCTCGACGGCATTATTACCGTGTTTGCGCCGGCCGAAGTGCGGGCGGCGCGGGTGCTGCGGCGCGACAGCCACCGCTCGGCTGCCGACGTGCAAGCCATTATGAGCAAGCAGCTTAGCGAAGAAGAAAAGCTGGCTAGGGCCGACTACGTCATCTACAACGACGACTCGCAGCTGGTGCTGCCCCAAGTACTGGCGTTGGATAAGAAATTCGGCATGCGGAATGAAGAATTACGCTAG
- a CDS encoding histidine kinase, with product MALSPFDFQQARVKQVLFKSRLRSVLYGVREADATLFSPADSPLGQWLQTVLKPDYGTRPEVREAERLLQQLLRTGQDLTTRYQRGQIEEARAGLDQVNTLADQIDAVLLGLQHSLGMS from the coding sequence ATGGCACTTTCTCCCTTCGACTTTCAACAGGCCCGCGTCAAGCAGGTATTGTTTAAGTCGCGGCTGCGCTCGGTGCTCTACGGGGTGCGCGAGGCTGATGCCACACTTTTTTCGCCCGCCGACAGCCCGTTGGGCCAGTGGCTACAAACGGTGCTCAAGCCCGACTACGGCACCCGGCCCGAGGTGCGCGAAGCGGAGCGCCTGTTGCAGCAACTTCTGCGTACTGGCCAGGACCTGACCACCCGCTACCAGCGGGGCCAGATTGAGGAGGCCCGCGCCGGCCTCGACCAGGTAAACACGCTTGCCGACCAGATAGATGCGGTGCTGCTAGGCCTGCAACACAGCCTTGGGATGAGCTAG